In Bacillus toyonensis BCT-7112, a single window of DNA contains:
- a CDS encoding GNAT family N-acetyltransferase: MIREIKVEDAASFLQLSKQLDEETKFMLYEPGERKTTAEQQEQMIHRFIQNEKATIFVAIEEEKIVGFILVNGNNIQRKRHVAAIVIGILQECSGRGIGTSLFKEVEKWARLHDVWRLELTVMAHNTRAQALYRKVGFEKEGVKKAALIIDGQNIDEYEMAKLLK, encoded by the coding sequence GTGATTAGGGAGATCAAAGTAGAAGATGCAGCATCATTTTTGCAATTAAGTAAGCAATTAGATGAAGAAACGAAATTTATGTTATACGAGCCAGGAGAAAGAAAAACTACAGCCGAGCAACAAGAGCAAATGATTCATCGATTTATACAGAATGAAAAAGCAACAATATTTGTAGCGATTGAGGAAGAGAAAATAGTAGGATTTATTTTAGTGAATGGAAATAACATACAAAGAAAGAGACATGTTGCAGCCATTGTAATTGGTATATTGCAAGAGTGTAGTGGGCGTGGTATTGGAACGAGCTTGTTTAAAGAGGTTGAGAAGTGGGCAAGATTACATGATGTATGGCGTTTAGAATTAACGGTAATGGCCCATAATACAAGAGCTCAGGCACTATATAGAAAAGTTGGCTTTGAGAAAGAGGGTGTCAAAAAAGCTGCTCTTATTATCGATGGACAAAACATTGATGAGTATGAAATGGCCAAATTATTAAAATAA
- a CDS encoding M15 family metallopeptidase — translation MKKRWTLLGIVAAILIVGVAGINYKMYKDKQAQEVNVNNIFPKAKETIANMDGDIAVISNPNSMLVLVNKSRRLPDGYRPPDLVIPKVRYSSEGDQEKKKMRKEAASALEDMFQQADKERIFLFAVSGFRSFDRQKALNTMYKKQDGEVKTAMSSAIPGTSEHQTGLAMDITSQSAKFQLETVFGETKEGQWLSENAHKFGFVIRYTKEKESITGYRFEPWHVRYVGNPQATYLYENQLTLEEVTE, via the coding sequence ATGAAAAAAAGATGGACACTACTTGGTATCGTAGCGGCGATACTCATTGTTGGAGTAGCAGGAATCAATTATAAAATGTATAAGGATAAGCAGGCACAGGAAGTGAATGTAAATAACATATTTCCGAAAGCGAAAGAAACGATTGCGAATATGGATGGGGATATTGCGGTAATTAGTAATCCAAATTCGATGCTTGTACTTGTGAATAAAAGTAGGCGTTTACCAGATGGGTATAGACCGCCAGATTTAGTTATTCCGAAAGTACGTTACTCTAGTGAGGGGGATCAAGAAAAGAAAAAAATGAGGAAAGAGGCAGCTAGTGCGCTTGAGGACATGTTTCAACAAGCTGATAAAGAGCGTATTTTCCTTTTTGCAGTCTCTGGATTTAGATCTTTTGATCGACAAAAGGCATTAAATACGATGTATAAAAAACAAGATGGAGAAGTGAAAACTGCGATGTCTAGCGCGATTCCTGGTACGAGTGAACATCAAACTGGACTAGCTATGGATATTACATCGCAATCTGCTAAATTTCAGTTAGAGACAGTTTTTGGAGAGACGAAAGAAGGGCAGTGGCTTTCTGAAAATGCCCATAAATTTGGTTTTGTGATTCGATATACAAAAGAAAAAGAATCAATTACGGGCTATCGGTTTGAACCATGGCACGTAAGGTATGTGGGAAATCCACAAGCTACATATTTATATGAAAATCAACTGACGCTTGAAGAAGTAACAGAGTGA
- a CDS encoding NUDIX hydrolase, whose protein sequence is MTMLYKKKVHAYITREKEGMKQLLVFKHRDIPEAGIQVPGGTVDEGETLEAAVLREVQEESGLRLLCIERFLADYIIHVKEKQEYQKRHFFHVTLLTNVKDTWEHIVSAGEEDEGLVFCYEWIDIAKCPELAGKQGEFLHLLDEVYAQ, encoded by the coding sequence ATGACGATGTTATATAAGAAAAAAGTACATGCATATATTACAAGAGAAAAAGAAGGGATGAAGCAATTACTTGTTTTTAAACATCGTGATATACCTGAAGCTGGTATCCAAGTGCCAGGGGGAACAGTTGATGAAGGAGAAACGTTAGAAGCAGCAGTTTTACGTGAAGTACAAGAAGAATCTGGATTACGTCTTTTATGTATAGAGCGTTTCCTAGCAGATTACATCATACACGTGAAGGAAAAACAGGAATATCAAAAACGCCACTTTTTCCACGTAACGTTACTAACGAATGTAAAAGATACTTGGGAACATATAGTAAGTGCCGGTGAGGAAGATGAAGGTTTAGTATTTTGCTACGAATGGATTGATATTGCAAAATGCCCTGAATTAGCAGGAAAACAGGGAGAGTTTTTACATTTGTTAGATGAGGTATATGCACAGTAA
- a CDS encoding amidase family protein, giving the protein MEIQFNPVLKKELTIHDIQTAMEEGTLSSKELVMYYLHRIAQYDQDGPKINSILEINPDAIFIAEALDYERKIKGVRGPLHGIPVLLKDNIETNDSMHTSAGTIALEQNISSEDAFLVTKLREAGAVIIGKTNMTELANAMSFEMWAGYSARGGQTINPYGTGTDDMFVGGSSTGAAIAVATNFTVLSVGTETDASILSPAVQSSVVGIKPTVGLISRRGIIPFTYSQDTAGPFARTVTDAAILLGSLTGVDEKDVATHKSEGMAYEDYTSYLDVNGLKGAKIGVYSNAPKDYYENGEYDENLFEDTIQVLRSEGATVVENIDIPSFHREWSWGVPLYELKHSLDNYLSKLPSTIPVHSISELMAFNKNIAERALKYGQTKLEGRKDYPNTLRNPEYLHARLEDIYFSQKQGIDFALEKYNLDAILFPSYIGSTICAKAGYPSIAIPAGYMENGRPFGITIASTAFREGILIKLAYALEQATKHREIPNLS; this is encoded by the coding sequence ATGGAAATTCAGTTTAATCCAGTATTAAAAAAAGAATTAACAATTCATGATATACAGACCGCAATGGAAGAAGGGACGTTATCTTCCAAAGAATTAGTTATGTATTATCTTCATAGAATTGCACAATATGATCAAGATGGACCGAAAATTAATTCTATTTTAGAAATAAACCCAGATGCTATTTTTATTGCAGAAGCGTTAGATTATGAAAGGAAGATAAAAGGTGTAAGGGGACCATTGCATGGTATACCTGTTTTGCTAAAGGACAATATTGAAACGAATGATTCCATGCATACAAGTGCAGGTACGATTGCCCTAGAACAAAATATAAGTAGCGAAGATGCATTTCTCGTTACAAAACTGCGAGAGGCAGGAGCGGTGATAATAGGTAAAACGAATATGACAGAGTTAGCAAATGCAATGTCTTTTGAAATGTGGGCTGGATATAGTGCAAGAGGTGGTCAAACAATCAATCCATATGGAACGGGCACGGATGATATGTTTGTTGGTGGCTCTAGTACAGGGGCCGCAATAGCAGTTGCCACTAATTTTACAGTATTATCTGTTGGGACAGAAACGGATGCCTCTATTTTGAGTCCAGCTGTTCAAAGCTCTGTAGTAGGCATTAAACCAACTGTCGGTCTAATTAGTCGTAGAGGAATTATTCCGTTCACTTATTCACAAGATACAGCGGGACCATTTGCTAGAACAGTAACAGATGCCGCTATTTTACTAGGGAGTTTAACTGGAGTGGATGAGAAAGATGTAGCTACTCATAAAAGTGAAGGTATGGCATATGAAGATTATACATCTTATCTTGATGTTAATGGTTTAAAGGGAGCGAAGATTGGTGTTTATAGTAATGCTCCAAAAGATTATTACGAAAATGGTGAGTATGATGAAAATTTGTTTGAGGACACGATCCAAGTATTACGTAGTGAGGGAGCGACAGTAGTAGAAAATATTGATATTCCTTCCTTTCATAGAGAATGGAGCTGGGGAGTTCCGCTTTATGAGCTGAAGCATAGTTTAGATAACTATCTTTCAAAATTACCTTCTACTATTCCCGTACATTCTATTTCAGAATTAATGGCGTTTAATAAAAACATAGCAGAAAGAGCTTTAAAATATGGACAAACTAAGTTGGAGGGAAGAAAAGATTATCCTAATACGTTAAGAAATCCAGAATATTTACATGCAAGATTAGAAGATATATATTTTTCGCAAAAACAAGGTATTGATTTTGCATTGGAAAAATATAATCTTGATGCGATACTATTTCCGTCTTATATAGGCTCTACTATATGTGCGAAAGCAGGTTATCCGTCTATAGCAATACCAGCAGGGTATATGGAAAACGGGAGACCTTTTGGAATTACGATTGCAAGTACTGCTTTTCGTGAAGGAATATTAATTAAACTAGCGTACGCTCTTGAACAAGCGACAAAGCATAGAGAAATTCCCAACTTGTCATGA
- a CDS encoding MFS transporter, giving the protein MWNHSISYYLGSKICITLADIVYIMIITTHIYISTKSATITALFPLLQVITNLIANISAPLIMNHFSSYSVLFILQWTKTALFILLTLLFPVLSTNIVTLLTFIFFISLCSGWSAPLLYSIVPRLTPKERLVKVNSIFSFSSQIVQAAAYSFTSIIVLLIGATSTFMINIILMIFGCIALHISLHSIHTERVTEPSSSKNTALFEGWKLLFHHPSLRTVTLMDLIETFAGTIWIGAITMAYVTTVLHKGEEWWGYINTSYYVGTLIGGLLAWKISTYIQKNLIRSMAIGSLIFSILTFLYGITSSGFIALFLCVLMGPCYQIRDISQTTVLQSSVAPSLLSKMYTAHGALLSTAAGLSMLSVGIITDMFGVRTIYMIASFLILCSACLSFSLLKYHKTEQKDISL; this is encoded by the coding sequence ATGTGGAATCATTCAATATCATACTATTTAGGATCAAAAATCTGTATTACTCTTGCTGACATCGTTTACATAATGATTATTACAACTCATATCTATATATCAACTAAATCAGCTACTATTACTGCCCTTTTTCCATTATTACAAGTTATCACAAATTTGATCGCAAACATATCTGCACCACTTATAATGAATCATTTTTCATCTTATTCAGTACTTTTTATATTACAATGGACAAAAACTGCCCTATTCATTTTATTAACGCTATTATTTCCGGTCCTTTCCACAAACATTGTAACTCTATTAACTTTCATTTTTTTCATTTCTTTATGTAGTGGGTGGAGTGCTCCATTACTATACAGTATTGTTCCACGCCTAACACCAAAAGAAAGATTAGTAAAAGTAAATAGTATCTTTTCCTTTTCATCACAAATTGTACAAGCGGCAGCTTATTCATTTACAAGTATTATCGTTCTGCTCATTGGCGCTACTTCTACATTCATGATTAATATTATTTTAATGATTTTCGGATGTATTGCATTGCATATTTCATTACATTCCATCCATACCGAACGAGTAACAGAGCCTTCTTCTTCAAAAAACACAGCTTTATTTGAAGGCTGGAAACTATTATTTCATCATCCTTCTTTGCGCACAGTTACATTAATGGACTTAATTGAAACTTTCGCAGGGACGATATGGATTGGCGCTATTACGATGGCATATGTAACGACTGTTCTGCATAAAGGAGAAGAATGGTGGGGATATATTAACACAAGTTATTATGTGGGCACGTTAATTGGTGGTCTATTAGCGTGGAAAATAAGTACATATATTCAAAAAAATTTAATACGCTCCATGGCGATAGGATCACTTATATTTAGTATTCTTACATTTTTATATGGTATAACAAGCAGTGGATTTATTGCGCTTTTCCTATGTGTTCTAATGGGACCATGTTATCAAATTAGAGATATTTCTCAAACGACGGTTTTACAATCTAGTGTCGCCCCTTCTCTATTATCGAAAATGTATACAGCACACGGCGCCCTTCTTTCAACAGCTGCTGGTCTTTCTATGCTTAGCGTTGGCATTATTACTGATATGTTCGGTGTTCGTACGATTTATATGATTGCTTCTTTTCTTATTTTATGTTCTGCCTGTTTATCTTTTAGCCTATTAAAATATCATAAGACAGAGCAGAAAGATATTTCACTTTAA
- a CDS encoding NfeD family protein has protein sequence MAGWVIWFIIAGILFIAEMLSITFYMLWLGIGAVVGGLIALFAPDALLLQVTVGAIVSLTLTFFTKRISKNFREAKGFTDTVDMLVGKKGIVVQAITNETNGIVKVDGDTWTAIADVPIDTGEKVVVIKRHSTILQVKKESE, from the coding sequence ATGGCTGGTTGGGTGATTTGGTTTATTATAGCGGGTATTTTATTTATCGCGGAAATGTTGTCGATAACGTTTTATATGCTTTGGCTTGGAATTGGAGCTGTTGTCGGAGGTCTTATTGCTTTATTTGCTCCTGATGCACTATTGTTACAAGTTACTGTTGGTGCGATTGTAAGTTTAACATTGACATTCTTTACGAAAAGAATTTCAAAAAACTTTCGAGAAGCAAAAGGTTTTACGGATACAGTAGATATGCTTGTCGGTAAAAAAGGAATTGTTGTGCAAGCGATTACAAATGAAACGAACGGTATTGTGAAGGTGGATGGAGATACTTGGACAGCTATTGCAGATGTTCCGATTGACACTGGAGAAAAAGTCGTTGTTATAAAGAGGCATAGTACTATATTACAAGTAAAAAAGGAGAGTGAATAA
- a CDS encoding SPFH domain-containing protein, which produces MIALTLTIIFALIVVTFIALTIKIIPQQKVGVVERFGKFQRIMHPGLNILIPIVDRVRVYHDLRIQQTNVPPQKVITKDNVQVEIDTIIFYQIVEPELATYGISNYEYGVRNITSATMRQIIGKMELDETLSGREKISTEIRLALDEATEKWGVRIERVEVVDINPPKDVQASMEKQMKAERNKRAIILEAEAAKQDKVLRAEGEKQSKILMAEGDKEARIREAEGLKEAKELEAQGEARAIEEIAKAEQNRIELLRAADLDERVLAYKSFESLIEVAKGPANKVFIPSNAIETLGTLGAIGEIFKEKQAKKLPSNDTGKEQ; this is translated from the coding sequence ATGATAGCATTAACGTTAACGATTATATTCGCGCTAATTGTAGTTACATTTATCGCATTAACAATTAAAATTATTCCTCAGCAAAAAGTTGGGGTTGTTGAAAGATTTGGTAAGTTTCAGCGTATTATGCACCCAGGATTAAATATATTAATCCCAATTGTAGATCGCGTTCGTGTATATCACGACTTACGTATTCAACAAACGAATGTACCACCACAAAAGGTAATTACGAAAGATAACGTACAAGTAGAAATTGATACAATTATTTTCTATCAAATTGTCGAACCTGAACTTGCGACATATGGTATCTCAAACTATGAATATGGTGTTCGTAACATTACTTCTGCAACGATGCGTCAAATTATCGGTAAAATGGAACTTGATGAAACGTTATCTGGTCGTGAAAAAATTTCAACAGAAATTCGCTTAGCGCTTGATGAAGCAACAGAAAAATGGGGCGTTCGTATTGAGCGTGTTGAAGTAGTAGACATTAACCCGCCAAAAGATGTGCAAGCATCGATGGAAAAACAAATGAAAGCAGAACGTAATAAACGTGCAATTATTTTAGAAGCTGAAGCAGCAAAACAAGATAAAGTTCTTCGTGCGGAAGGGGAAAAACAAAGTAAAATCTTGATGGCTGAAGGGGATAAAGAAGCACGTATTCGAGAAGCTGAAGGTTTAAAAGAAGCGAAAGAATTAGAAGCGCAAGGGGAAGCAAGAGCAATTGAAGAAATCGCAAAAGCAGAACAAAATCGAATTGAATTACTTCGTGCAGCAGATTTAGATGAACGCGTACTTGCTTATAAATCATTTGAATCATTGATTGAGGTTGCAAAAGGACCAGCAAATAAAGTCTTTATTCCATCTAATGCAATTGAAACACTTGGTACTCTTGGGGCAATCGGAGAAATCTTTAAAGAAAAACAAGCGAAGAAATTGCCTTCAAATGATACAGGTAAAGAACAATAA
- the spoIIP gene encoding stage II sporulation protein P, giving the protein MIQVKNNKSEEEEWDAISLFCAYITKGLYISMYKEGDTVKKYATRIHGKKLISLLFLYALIVIIIASILTSLLHTMKSSYANQWFGKVSMQGFVQMIESENHYYGFDYFKQNKRESVGNLMFSIATDLKIKDLRTFVGKEVPGMSKYYSNIIVAGEGTNFTNIPNESSVPIEEVTKEREVAKDKVTEAEKNNPVQKKNGTKKGENAVYIYHTHSWESFFPLLPGATDPSSPDVNVSLLGKRMKEQLEEQGIPVVHDKTNMGDLLASKKWKWYQSYTASHGYVKEALAQNNKITFPIDIHRDDQRKKVTTKVINGKSYARLYFIIGMENEGRTENEKIARAINSYLDENYYGLSRGIFPKYKKDGNGVYNQDLSKNAMLIEVGGVDNTLDELYNTIDVLTEAFSKYYWNDAEKVNG; this is encoded by the coding sequence ATGATACAGGTAAAGAACAATAAGAGTGAGGAAGAGGAATGGGATGCCATTTCTCTTTTTTGTGCGTATATTACGAAAGGCTTGTACATATCCATGTATAAAGAAGGTGATACAGTGAAAAAGTATGCAACTCGTATACATGGGAAAAAACTAATCTCGTTACTTTTTTTATATGCGCTAATAGTAATAATTATCGCGTCAATTTTGACGTCGCTTTTACATACAATGAAATCAAGTTATGCGAATCAATGGTTTGGAAAAGTGTCTATGCAAGGTTTTGTTCAAATGATAGAAAGTGAGAATCACTATTATGGATTTGATTATTTTAAGCAGAATAAACGGGAGTCTGTTGGGAATTTGATGTTCTCTATTGCGACAGATTTGAAAATTAAAGATTTAAGAACATTTGTCGGTAAAGAAGTACCTGGTATGTCAAAGTATTACTCTAACATTATCGTAGCTGGGGAAGGGACAAACTTTACGAATATCCCGAATGAATCTAGTGTACCGATTGAAGAAGTAACGAAAGAGCGAGAGGTAGCAAAAGATAAAGTTACAGAAGCAGAAAAGAATAATCCGGTGCAGAAAAAGAACGGAACGAAAAAAGGTGAAAATGCAGTATACATTTACCATACACATAGTTGGGAATCCTTCTTTCCTTTATTACCAGGAGCTACCGATCCATCGAGTCCAGATGTAAATGTGTCCTTATTAGGAAAACGTATGAAGGAGCAACTTGAAGAGCAAGGAATTCCAGTAGTTCATGATAAAACGAATATGGGTGATTTACTGGCAAGTAAAAAATGGAAATGGTATCAATCGTATACAGCATCTCATGGATATGTAAAGGAAGCATTAGCACAAAATAATAAAATTACTTTTCCAATTGATATACACCGTGATGATCAGCGCAAGAAAGTAACTACAAAAGTAATTAACGGGAAATCGTATGCAAGATTATATTTTATAATTGGGATGGAAAATGAAGGACGTACTGAAAACGAAAAAATTGCAAGAGCAATCAATAGTTATTTAGATGAAAACTATTACGGATTAAGTAGAGGGATTTTTCCGAAGTATAAAAAAGATGGAAACGGCGTTTATAACCAAGATTTATCTAAAAACGCGATGTTAATTGAAGTTGGTGGTGTGGATAATACGTTAGATGAATTATATAACACAATTGATGTATTAACGGAAGCATTTAGTAAGTATTATTGGAATGATGCGGAGAAGGTAAATGGGTGA
- a CDS encoding histidine phosphatase family protein, with amino-acid sequence MQILLIRHGESEADILNVHEGRADFELTEKGRQQVQRLVQKVKADFPPDFIWASTLKRARETGETLAEAIGCPIQLEEELMEFNNGVQAGLSFEEAKKYPEPKFLHDRFENGESFIEFRMRIEGIFSKIVTENTYDRIAIVAHGGVINSLLRAFFQMPISMDYYFKIGDTGISLIEIDGEQKTVHFINDTNHLGGM; translated from the coding sequence ATGCAAATACTATTAATACGACACGGAGAATCCGAAGCGGACATCCTGAATGTACATGAAGGAAGAGCTGACTTTGAATTAACAGAAAAGGGAAGACAGCAAGTACAAAGACTTGTACAGAAAGTGAAGGCTGACTTTCCACCAGATTTCATTTGGGCAAGTACATTAAAACGTGCCCGTGAAACTGGTGAAACATTAGCGGAAGCAATTGGTTGTCCAATTCAATTAGAAGAGGAATTAATGGAGTTTAATAATGGGGTGCAAGCCGGCTTATCTTTTGAAGAAGCGAAAAAATATCCTGAGCCAAAGTTTCTTCATGACCGTTTTGAAAATGGAGAATCATTTATTGAATTTAGAATGAGAATAGAAGGAATCTTTTCTAAAATCGTGACAGAGAATACATATGATCGGATAGCAATCGTTGCACACGGTGGTGTAATAAATAGTCTATTACGAGCATTTTTCCAAATGCCAATTTCAATGGATTATTACTTTAAAATAGGAGATACGGGAATAAGTTTAATTGAAATTGATGGTGAACAAAAAACGGTACATTTCATTAATGATACGAATCATTTAGGCGGGATGTAG
- a CDS encoding Cof-type HAD-IIB family hydrolase has protein sequence MYKVVFFDVDGTLLSEIDRSMHESTKEAIRRLIDKGIHVVVTTGRPYSLCSQFKELGIDTFISANGGHIKCKEEVIHKSILSSEIVHDISNFAELHGHSVSYFTEEFSMNGIVPKDERVIRALNETLNLERYPDKVRNLSEEMYCICLYADEMEAQKFFERYPMLTFERFHGYVMNVLEDNKVSKLTAIQKVLEHLNICKSEAMAFGDGGNDIEMLQYVGLGIAMGNGGEELKTKADFVTKKSSEGGISFALKEFRII, from the coding sequence ATGTATAAAGTCGTATTTTTCGATGTTGACGGTACGCTTTTAAGTGAGATTGATAGAAGTATGCACGAAAGTACAAAAGAAGCGATAAGAAGGTTAATAGATAAAGGGATTCACGTAGTTGTTACAACAGGGAGACCATATAGTTTATGCTCACAATTTAAAGAACTAGGCATAGACACATTTATTTCTGCAAATGGTGGACATATAAAGTGTAAGGAAGAAGTTATTCATAAATCGATACTTTCAAGTGAAATTGTTCATGATATTTCAAATTTCGCTGAATTACATGGTCATAGTGTTTCTTACTTTACAGAAGAATTTTCTATGAATGGTATAGTCCCAAAAGATGAACGTGTAATACGAGCATTAAACGAAACTTTAAATTTAGAGCGTTATCCTGATAAAGTTAGAAACTTATCAGAAGAGATGTATTGTATATGTCTGTATGCTGATGAAATGGAAGCTCAAAAATTTTTTGAAAGATATCCAATGCTTACGTTTGAACGTTTTCATGGTTATGTTATGAATGTGTTGGAAGATAATAAAGTATCGAAGCTAACTGCAATCCAAAAGGTATTGGAACATTTAAATATTTGTAAGTCAGAAGCAATGGCATTCGGAGATGGTGGAAATGATATTGAAATGTTACAGTATGTAGGTTTAGGAATTGCAATGGGAAATGGTGGAGAAGAGTTAAAAACAAAAGCTGATTTCGTTACAAAGAAATCAAGTGAAGGTGGCATTTCGTTTGCTTTAAAAGAGTTTAGGATCATTTGA
- a CDS encoding MarR family winged helix-turn-helix transcriptional regulator, with product MDSKKCDLPLGIDPYAELIKKTASTDTDPIAAKLGLLMLWTSDNVLDAVDVDLAPLGISESKLDFLLLFILREMESNGEEVNMSPSDIASRLGITRASVTGLLDWMEKRELIVRFHHSEDRRRLKVKITPKGKELVTHSLPTFWSSCASLVNDFNQEERQVLEKLLNKMQVIMQMKLGEGR from the coding sequence ATGGATTCAAAAAAATGTGATCTTCCTTTAGGGATTGATCCATATGCAGAGTTAATAAAAAAGACAGCATCAACGGATACAGATCCAATCGCAGCAAAACTTGGTTTGTTAATGTTATGGACGTCTGATAATGTTCTTGATGCTGTTGACGTAGATTTAGCTCCGCTTGGTATTTCGGAAAGCAAATTAGATTTTTTATTGTTATTTATTTTGCGTGAAATGGAATCGAATGGAGAAGAAGTGAACATGAGTCCGTCGGATATAGCGAGTCGATTAGGGATTACACGTGCTTCTGTCACCGGCTTATTAGATTGGATGGAGAAACGAGAGTTAATCGTAAGGTTCCATCATTCTGAAGATCGAAGAAGATTAAAGGTGAAAATTACTCCGAAAGGAAAAGAACTAGTTACACATTCTTTACCGACTTTTTGGTCATCTTGCGCTTCGTTAGTTAATGACTTTAATCAAGAAGAGCGTCAAGTGTTAGAGAAGCTATTAAATAAAATGCAAGTAATTATGCAGATGAAATTAGGCGAAGGTAGGTAA
- a CDS encoding MFS transporter yields the protein MEISKEVNSGRNYTVMTAVLCWAGMVVMSSLYVTIPLIALFSDIFKVSLAQSAATGSIFSVGFAIGCLLFGAISDKYGRKKVIFIGLLALSIVSFFLGFVDSLFWLIILRGLQGIAAATFSPVALAYVVEMFPVEKKVTTIGFVSTGFLVAGIAGQVISTAVSQHFGWHMVFFLLSFVYIITAVWVHYSLPKGETSQAYTDILGPMKQMGKVFTHKSLVWSYMVAFVLLMAFVNMYTVLGNYLSSSTYNLTAEQILYFRLAGLFGMLLSPFAGRLTKRFEVKKVLQGGLLVAIFSLSSMGFISTLPLLVMMSVCFVIGIAISVPSLVSLVGQLGGRARGIAVSIYTFVLFLGTSIGPIISIYLMKIGNYAQTFILLGVILFIGFVSTLFIQIKECKDL from the coding sequence ATGGAAATATCAAAAGAAGTAAATAGTGGGAGGAATTATACAGTAATGACAGCGGTGTTATGTTGGGCAGGTATGGTAGTTATGTCCAGCCTATATGTGACGATTCCTTTAATCGCTCTATTTTCAGACATTTTTAAAGTTTCATTAGCGCAATCTGCGGCTACAGGCAGTATATTTTCGGTAGGTTTTGCTATAGGTTGTTTGTTATTTGGGGCAATCTCTGATAAATATGGGCGAAAAAAAGTGATTTTTATTGGATTGCTTGCACTGTCGATTGTTTCTTTTTTCTTAGGGTTTGTGGATAGCTTATTTTGGCTTATTATTCTCCGAGGGTTACAGGGAATAGCAGCAGCTACATTTTCTCCAGTGGCGTTAGCTTACGTTGTAGAAATGTTTCCAGTAGAGAAAAAAGTTACAACGATAGGGTTTGTTAGTACCGGTTTTTTAGTAGCTGGAATTGCAGGGCAAGTAATAAGTACTGCTGTTAGTCAGCATTTTGGATGGCATATGGTGTTCTTTCTTCTTAGTTTTGTCTATATCATTACTGCTGTATGGGTTCATTATTCTCTTCCGAAAGGGGAAACGTCTCAAGCTTATACGGATATTTTGGGGCCAATGAAACAGATGGGGAAAGTTTTTACACATAAAAGCTTAGTATGGAGCTATATGGTTGCGTTTGTTTTATTAATGGCTTTTGTTAATATGTATACTGTTTTAGGGAATTATTTGAGCTCTTCTACTTACAATTTAACAGCAGAACAAATTCTTTATTTTCGCCTAGCAGGGTTATTTGGTATGTTACTATCACCATTTGCAGGTCGTTTAACAAAGAGGTTCGAAGTAAAGAAAGTTCTTCAAGGAGGATTGTTAGTTGCTATTTTTAGTCTAAGTTCAATGGGATTTATTTCGACACTGCCGTTACTTGTAATGATGAGCGTCTGCTTCGTAATAGGTATTGCTATATCGGTTCCATCTTTAGTTTCTCTTGTCGGCCAATTAGGAGGGAGAGCAAGGGGAATAGCGGTTTCTATTTATACTTTCGTTTTATTTTTAGGAACTAGTATAGGACCTATTATTTCTATTTATCTTATGAAAATAGGGAACTATGCTCAGACGTTTATTTTATTAGGAGTCATACTCTTTATTGGCTTTGTTTCCACTCTTTTCATTCAAATAAAGGAATGCAAGGATCTTTAA